In one Aromatoleum aromaticum EbN1 genomic region, the following are encoded:
- the miaA gene encoding tRNA (adenosine(37)-N6)-dimethylallyltransferase MiaA: MQPSALLLLGPTASGKTASALALARVLPIEIVSVDSALVYRDMDIGTAKPTAAERAACPHHLVDIVSPEESYSAAHFRRDALRLIGEIHARGRIPLLAGGTMLYFKALRDGLSDLPAADADLRADIDAAAARLGWPALHAQLAQIDPDAAARLDSADAQRIQRALEIVRLTGRPLAESYARREAAALPFRMLPIALVPSDRAVLHARIEQRFDQMLAAGLIDELRALRARYTLDATLPSMRCVGYRQVWEYLDGGDDYDTMRFKGIAATRQLAKRQLTWQRQFRDSWPGLVELDCLRPDLTNAVNTAAARLLTRSRHAAH, from the coding sequence ATGCAGCCCTCCGCCCTCCTCCTGCTCGGCCCCACCGCCAGCGGCAAGACCGCCTCCGCGCTGGCCCTGGCGCGCGTGCTGCCGATCGAGATCGTCAGTGTCGATTCAGCCCTCGTCTATCGCGACATGGACATCGGCACCGCAAAGCCCACCGCAGCGGAACGCGCCGCCTGCCCGCACCACCTGGTCGACATCGTGTCGCCCGAAGAAAGCTACTCGGCGGCGCACTTTCGTCGCGACGCGCTGCGGCTAATCGGCGAGATCCACGCACGCGGGCGCATCCCGCTGCTCGCCGGCGGCACGATGCTGTACTTCAAGGCGCTGCGCGACGGGCTGTCGGACCTGCCCGCTGCCGACGCCGACCTGCGCGCCGACATCGACGCCGCTGCGGCGCGCCTCGGCTGGCCGGCACTGCATGCGCAACTCGCACAGATCGATCCGGACGCCGCCGCGCGGCTCGACTCGGCCGACGCGCAGCGCATCCAGCGCGCGCTCGAGATCGTGCGTCTGACCGGACGGCCGCTCGCCGAAAGCTACGCCCGGCGCGAGGCCGCGGCGCTGCCGTTCCGCATGCTGCCGATCGCGCTCGTGCCGTCGGATCGCGCGGTGCTGCATGCACGCATCGAGCAGCGCTTCGACCAGATGCTCGCGGCCGGCCTGATCGACGAACTGCGTGCGTTGCGCGCGCGCTACACGCTCGACGCGACGCTGCCGTCGATGCGCTGCGTCGGCTACCGGCAGGTGTGGGAATATCTCGACGGCGGCGACGATTACGACACGATGCGCTTCAAGGGCATCGCCGCGACGCGCCAGCTCGCGAAGCGCCAGCTGACGTGGCAACGGCAGTTCCGCGACAGCTGGCCCGGGCTCGTCGAGCTCGACTGCCTGCGCCCGGACCTGACCAATGCTGTCAACACCGCCGCCGCACGCCTGCTCACCCGCTCACGGCATGCCGCGCACTAG